One window of the Pyrus communis chromosome 17, drPyrComm1.1, whole genome shotgun sequence genome contains the following:
- the LOC137723535 gene encoding chlorophyll a-b binding protein CP29.1, chloroplastic, whose amino-acid sequence MATTTAAAAAASSFIGTRLPTDAYSNSGRVQARFGFGAKKPKKTKPTFSTDRPLWYPGAKAPEWLDGSLVGDYGFDPFGLGKPAEYLQYDYDGLDQNLAKNLAGDVIGTRTETADVQSTPFQPYTEVFGLQRFRECELIHGRWAMLATLGALTVESVTGITWQDAGKVELIEGSSYLGQPLPFSLTTLIWIEVLVIGYIEFQRNAELDPEKRLYPGGKFFDPLGLAADPEKKATLQLAEIKHARLAMVAFLGFAVQAAVTGKGPLNNWATHLSDPLHTTIIDAFSS is encoded by the exons ATGGCAACAACCACAGCTGCTGCCGCCGCTGCATCCTCATTCATCGGGACACGCCTTCCGACCGACGCGTACTCGAACTCGGGACGGGTCCAGGCCCGTTTCGGATTCGGCGCCAAGAAgcccaagaaaacaaaacccactTTCTCAACAGACCGCCCGCTCTGGTACCCGGGCGCCAAGGCTCCTGAATGGCTGGACGGGAGCTTGGTGGGCGACTACGGGTTCGACCCGTTCGGTTTGGGCAAACCCGCGGAGTATTTACAGTACGACTACGACGGGTTGGACCAGAATTTGGCCAAGAACTTGGCGGGTGACGTTATCGGGACCCGAACCGAAACCGCGGACGTCCAGTCGACGCCGTTTCAGCCTTACACGGAGGTGTTTGGGCTGCAGAGGTTTAGGGAGTGCGAGCTGATTCATGGAAGGTGGGCCATGCTCGCCACGCTCGGTGCTCTCACTGTTGAGTCCGTCACCGGTATCACATGGCAAGACGCCGGAAAG GTGGAGCTCATCGAAGGATCATCCTACTTGGGTCAGCCACTCCCTTTCTCGCTAACCACGTTGATCTGGATCGAAGTTCTAGTGATTGGTTACATCGAGTTCCAGAGGAACGCCGAGCTCGACCCGGAAAAGAGGTTGTACCCGGGTGGCAAGTTCTTCGACCCGTTGGGTCTTGCTGCTGACCCGGAAAAGAAGGCCACTCTTCAGCTGGCCGAAATCAAGCACGCCCGCCTCGCCATGGTTGCGTTCCTGGGGTTTGCCGTGCAAGCCGCCGTCACCGGGAAGGGACCACTTAATAACTGGGCTACCCATTTGAGTGACCCGCTCCACACCACCATTATTGACGCCTTCTCTTCTTAG